Part of the Zingiber officinale cultivar Zhangliang chromosome 8A, Zo_v1.1, whole genome shotgun sequence genome, atatttttaattttatttgctatttctttttattaaaaGTCAAAAATATCAAGGTTTGAATGGGAAAGAGAAAGGTGAGATTGTGTTTAGGTTGCAAATCTTTGAATGGTCAAATGGAAAGTTGCCCCTCATGTCCCGAGTGCGTTTACACATTTAAGCTGCACTCAATTGTGGAAATCAAGGTGGGCCACCCTTACCTCAACGAATCTGAACCAAGGATTGCGCGGGCCACCACCATCGGGCCGCCGACACCACTTTCCACACGGAAATGAATTAATAAATATgcgtattaaaattttaatttatttaaaaactcaaATCTGCTGCAATCTTTCTATTAGATTTTATTTCAGCTGAATATATTTTGAGTCAATTTAGTCAAATTGAAGCAGAATAAATATTTTAGTCGTAACTGCAGCTGGTGGGAGCACCAAAGACATGTATAGAAGACATCAATGAATAGGACTGAAGGCGCGTTAAGATACTGCGAATCTGTTTTTGTTTTTATAATACTATTTTAGAGTGCGAAATTTCTTGATTAGAAATCGAGAGAATCTTAATAATTGATGGATGATAGGAAACAGACAACCATGTTCAGATTTGGCTGACTTAACGGTCGTCCGGTGGAGTGGACAAAAATAGTTTCCAACGAATGTGAATAATATGTAATCCCTCTTGATTGATCGGGTCTCTTAATCTTTGCATTATCATGATTTTGAACATATCTCAAAAATAGGAGTGAAATCTCGAGggtaatatatatattaaaaagagagaaaaaaaattaaaaacaagaagTGTTTCCGTGTTTGCTGCTCAGTCCTTGGTGTTTAGTGCCAGGATGGTGCGAGGACACAGCTAGATACGGATCATATCTGGTCGGATCTCGCTTTCCAAGAGCTCGGATTTGGTGGGTCGCCGTGGGAGTTTATATTTAATCCCTGCCTCTCCACTCGGGTCATAAGAGAAGCAAGAACGACTTTTTCTTGTTCAGTTTTTTCCATGGCTGTTGAATCAGAAGCAAGGTTTCATGTCCTGGCTGTGGATGATAGCGTCATGGACAGAAAGCTCATTGAGAAGCTCCTCAAAATCTCTTCCTTTCATGGTATAATCAGTTTCACTCAATCTCTGATGCTATTATCAATCTTTactcttcctttttccttaaaaaaaaggGGGCGAAACAATTTGTTTGTTTCAGTTACAACAGTGGATTCAGGAAGCAAGGCCCTTGAATTCTTGGGATTGTCTGCAACTGCCTCGCCAGAACAGAGTGTAAATCTTCTGACCATTTCAGTTCCCTCAATTCCCTGCCCTTTTCCCTCTTAGGAGCTAATGTAGCTTGTTGATTCAGGAAATCGAGGTGAATTTGATCATAACAGATTACTCCATGCCAGGGATGACAGGGTATGACCTTCTCAAAAGGATCAAGGTATAACTTTATAATTTTACATGCAAAATTTTGCCTCGCTGTTTCAAGGATCTGAGAAGAAACTACTCTGTGTTCTTCAATTGCAGGGGTCATCTTCCTTCAAGGACATTCCAGTAGTGATTATGTCAGCGGAGAATATGCCTTCCAGGATAAATAGGTGAGAGAGAAATTCTATCCGGATACAATTTTCATTTCAGATGAACTCTGAAATAACTCTGAGGAAGTTTGCTCTGTCGTGTGCTGCTACAGATGCTTGGAAGGAGGAGCAGATGAGTTCTTTCTCAAGCCAGTGAGGCTGTCTGACCTGAAAAAACTCAGGCCTCACATACTGAAAGGGAAATCAAAAGAGGGGCATCTAAGTCAAGAAGAAAGCAGCGAGATCAGTAAGATCACCAGCAGAAGCATCAGCCATGACAGCAGTAGTATCTGCTGCAGCAAAAGGAAAGCCATGGACGAGGAATCTGCACTAGAGAGGAGAAGACTGAGACTCTCCTGTGGTGGCTTGCAATATGATCTAGCGTGAAGAACATGGATCCAGTCAGTTTCTTGGTTCCTCTAGTGATGCCAATTTTGCACTGATAACGCAATTCAAGAATAGGAAATGTAAATAACGGGAGAAGAAGGTACTGATCGATGGACTTAAGATGCCATGAGGCTATTTAATCACCAGTTTCTGTTAGTTTATTCTGGCAAATGGTGCGGCTGCAGGCTCATGGCATCTCACTGCCACGAGAAAGGGTTCATCTTTACTTGTAATGGAGAATCATAACAAAAAGTATCGAAAACAAAATGAAAATGAGGGAATAAACAAGATGCCCAAACCTTTTTTTTTCTGGTTGCTTGCATGAAATCAATCGGCAAACAGGAAAGAAATAGTATGTTCTAAGAGAAGAAAATATTCTGTATGTATATATTCTTTAATAAAGCAGAACTTTctcagattaaaaaaaaaagataactcGGTGTACGAAGCTTCCGTTATGCGGGGTTTCGGAGAAGGATTTATTTTacgtagttttattttattttttgcaagagactatttTCAAGATTCAAACCTGTGACCTTGATcatatgataataattttatcgtTACACCGAGGCTCTCTAATTTTCTCAAGGAAAAAAAGATCCAAATTTCCAAAAAACTATGATTTGCAGGAAATCTGATGTATTTTCTTTGATAGTGTTGGTATAAGTTAAAGAGGTCAAAACTTTAGATTTTTTAGATGGAAAGTTATTTTATAAAATGTCTGCAAATTTGATTTACAAATtgatttttgatgaaaattttagtATATTCTTCTTATAACAAAATATAGATATATCTTTTTAGTTTTTACTAGTACTGGTAAAATTTAATTTGGTAAACTTTAGTTTTTTTAAACTATAAATCGATTCACAAATAACTTACCATATGTTCTGTCATGTTGTATTAGTAGTTAAATCGGGGAATAAACTGTTTTAACAGTATTTATATGCTTGAAtgttttaatttctcttttccaTACGGGCTTATTTATTCTCATTCTCTTCCTTCGCTTTCCTCTCTTTCCTAAAACGAAAATTCTAAACCTTCTTCGTCGCTTATCCACTCTTCTCTTCCTCCACTTTAGGTTATCTTCTTCAACTCTTAGCTCACGCCAAATGAGTTAAAGTTTCGCTCACAATTAAATAACTGGTcatcttatttctttcttttttttactcGTGTTTCAGAATCCATATTTCATATCACCTTATGAACTCCAATTGTTGATTTTAAGGTTCCAGTACAGATGTTGAGTTAGTTTTCTTTCAAAACCAGCACCAACGTGGTAGTTTCGAAAGACTAGCACAAACGTTGAGTTGATTTTCTTTCAAAACTAGCACCAATGTAGTGATTTTAAAAGACGTTGGTGTTAATTTTTGAAAGACCAACATAAACGTTGAGCTGCTTTTCTTTCAAAACCAGCACTAACATGGTGATTTTGAAAGACCTGCACAAACATTGAGTTGCTTTTCTTTCAAAACCAGCACAACGTATAGTCAAGGTCTTTCAAAACTAGTACAAACTTGGTGTTGGTTTTAAAAAACGACCACCACATTGGTGCTGGTCTTTCAAAACCGCCACCACATTATTGTTGGACTTTCAAATCAGCACCAACTACTAGCACCGACCAGTACCACATTGGTGGTGAGCGAAAACACTAACTCACCTAGCGTGAGCTGAGAGTTAGAGAAGATGACTTGTATCTAAGATTTGAAGTGGAGGAAGAGAGAAGCGGATAAGCGAAGAAGAGGGTTTCAGACTTTGGTTTTAGGTAAGAGAGGGAAGCGAAGGAATAGAATGAGAACAATTAAGCTCACGCGAAGGaagagagaaattaaaaaattcaagttGACGCCATGTCACCAGGCCACATCTGCTGTCTCCCACGGTCACCCATATAAGAGTGTACAGGGTATCAACATTGTATATACTATACCCTGTTAGCATCtaaaattttttagttttattttttaaaaaatttgaatacTATAACCAAATCTCTAAACCgtaaaggtaaaatttaattggcttaaccttaaggttaaaaaataaacaaaatattacTATTTAACACCCTAAATATATACCCTATGAGCTCTTAGTTTTTTAAAGCTTGAACACTATAATCCAACCATTAAACCCTAAATGCAAAATCTAATCCTAAATTAATTGAGGTGTCTAGATTATATGGCGCAGACGAAATCCACATCACTTCGTCcacggtatatatatatatatacccgaAAAAAATCTCTGAACCCACCCCCATTCCTAAACAAATCGAGAATCCCCGTCTCTGTTTCGAGTTTTCCCTGTGGGGCCCCATATCCGCGGGAAAAATTGTCTTCCCTAGAGGCGTCCACATGCGTTGTCTAGGataaaatctctctctctctctctctctctctctctctctctatatatatatatatatatatatatatatatatatatatacagcgtTGATATCTGCGCGGCGCGCACAGTTGCGCACTATGCGCGTCGCGCAGGATttcactgtttttttttctttttattttttttttaaatttttgaattaaaaaaataattaaaatattttttaaaacttttatttttagggttcaggctttgggttatagtatcaaagctattttttttattttacctctagggttcaggctttgggttatagtatcaaagttatttagggttcaggctttgggttatagtatcaaagctatttagggttcaggctttgggttatagtatcaaagctattttttttttagattttacctctagggttcaggctttgggttatagtatcaaagctattttgttttttagattttacctctgagGTTCAGATTTcccaattagattatagtgtttggttttaaaataaaattaatttaagtatttattgagtattgtaatatgttgaggggatatattaatgtattagaaatttatataaggaaatattaatttttttaattgattttttttaatttaaaatattaaaaaataaaaaaaaattaaaaaacaaagcttgatctcctgcgcgacgcgcacatTCGCGCACTGTGCGCGTCTCGCAGGAGATcaaaactctatatatatatatataaatcgacACGCTGTCCGACCGCCCTTCCATGACTGGGTGATTGGGGTGTTCAGAAGTGATCCAGTAGGGATGATATTTCCCTCGGATCCGATGGGGAATCCAATATCCAACCctaatggaggagggtatggaggaaATTTTTAGATCTGATTAAATAATCATGTATTCGGATATGAGTATTTTCGAATTTGGATATAGaggtggatatatatatatacccttgTTTTTTTAGGAAAGAAAAAACTTTAGCCCACTTTCTGCCTCGAAAAAACTTAGTTTGTCCTCTTTACCCGGTCATCAACACATATCTCTTTTTCTTTTCCACGAGAAATCCTCATCTGATAAGGAGCGCGAGGAGTATAAGAATTTAAGAATTTaagaatttaataaatatttataaattcattgaaataattttttttaaaaaaaatagaattacaGGTAATAATAGGACGATGGGTCTCCGATGGGTATGAGGATGAGGATAGGGAtgaaagttaaatatccgatgaGTTTGGAGATGAATTTACTATATGGGGATGGGTACAGTTGATATGAAATTTGATCCAAATCCTACTCATTATCATTCCTACGATCTAGGCACCCCGAGTGCATTCACTTTGGGGCGATGGATCACTTCTGTGTCTCATTTCCATGATTGAGATGAATTGAGATCCCCGGAAGTGATCCGAGCGCCCAGAGTGAGTCGGGGCGGCCCCAGTTCACTCAATCATGGAAATAGGTAGAGACACCTGATAAGAACAGACACTTAAAAAAGATAGAGAAATAAAGgaacaagaaataaaaatagagaataatgTTTTGGATGATCTTATTGTCGTTGTCAAAGGGATTATCTATACAAGTTgtctaaataataaataaaaagaataaatatgacatacaatcataataattataatcgTAGTAATGAatataataactttaaaaatattatctTCCACTATCAATTCATATCGATCTTGATTATGATACCAGATATGGTAAATTTATATTGATTGTAATCAATACAAGATTATTATTCACTATTATTTTGTTTCCTACATTACCCCCAACAAACTCAACAAGAGAGTTCGAACATTAAGTTTGATTGCTAACTTGATAAAGTATTGTCTAGATAATGACTTAGTGAATCTATCAGTAATTTGATCTTCTGTAGAGacgtaagtgttggtgcaacatccctcaggtcaaggttgacctgggtgaccaagctgagtcttggtttgagtttagatgtttgacaataagaaattgattgaagaagagtcaagtaggtcaaggttgaccggatacttgacagggaagtcctggtgagtgaagccaggcagaaggaaaaccttagtgagtgaagctaggtgaaagtcctagtgagtgaagctaggtgaaagtcctggtgagtgaaaccaggtgaaaatcctagtgagtgaagctaggtgaaagtcctggtgagtgaaaccaggtgaaaaccctagtgagtgaagctaggtgaaagtcctggtgagtgaaaccaggtgaaaaccctagtgagtgaagctaggtgaaagtcctggtgagtgaagtcaggtgaaagccctagtgagtgaagctaggcagatggaaaacactagtgagtgaagctaggtgaaagtcctggtgaggggcaagggaaaatccagatggatcaaggatgatcggacatctggtgttgggaagtccaagtaggtcaaaggattgactggatacttggcacgaggaaatacagataggtcaaagggattgaccagacatctgatggaagtccaagtaggtcaaaggagtgaccagatacttggcatgaatagaaaagtctaagtgggtcaaagggattgaccagacacttggtgggaagtcctagcaggtcaaaggagtgaccagatgctaggcatgatgtaccaacaggtcaaggttgaccggatgttggtttgagaggcttggaacttggttttgggcaaaaaccaagtgttggatcgatcagtggatcgatccaggagctggatcgatcagtggatcgatccaggcttctcctaagcgaacagagagcctctggatcgatccagatgttccaatcgatcagtggatcgatagggacgcggctgctttgcgcgataagcgctggatcgatccgtggatcgatccaagcgtttttccagagcacagaggcgctctggatcgatcagtggatcgatccaaagcctccccgatcgattgggaatattcgaatcgatcgggatccgaccgttggcgtcgataaaggccgcaggcgttcatttccttcggcatctcttcaccgtttcatatcagatcttcgccagctcctccacagcactctcaaagctcgtgattgccagttcttgaaggttcttggaagctctccgagtcaagaggcggatcaaaggcaagaagagaagctagggttagggttttctgcattcattgtaagctttgtgcttgtattttgtatcctttccctctcttcttgtattgagtcttgtagggcttctccgcccttggtagttaccataaaggagagttttatttagtggagggtgtgtgtgttggtgtggatccttggattagtcacctcttgtgagatggataccaagtaaaccaaccgtgttagcgttgtgtgattgttctttgtatttccgctgcacatctttgaaggaacaagcaacgccgagcaacgagcgaacgcgacgagctattcaccccccctctagctacttttggtcctaacaagtggtatcagagcgaggccgctcttcaccggaatcatcgccggaagggtcaagcataacaagaaaagctagaggggtgaagaagttggagcaaattcttcaagttcaagattttatcaagctcaacttcaagatgcaattccaagatggacttggatttgacacaagggtggctccaccatattcatctacaagcttcgattcttggaaatcaagaatcgaaaattttcttatgatggagatagagcaatggtttgctctcatggaaggttttgaagctcccacaaattccaagggcaaagtactcaaaaggagcaagtggagaaaagaccaaatccaaagatgtgaggccaatgacaaagtgaccaagcttttggtcaatttattgccaagcaacatcttagaacaaattggagagtttgaagatgccaaggagctttggagcaaattggcaagaattcatgagatcccctccactgtaccaaatcaaggagaatccaaagaggacgactcattggatcaagaccaagaggaggactccgaggttgagagatgtccAACctccaagaagaagaagttcaagaagcttcatcttcagggaatgcaacgaagggaacaaggagggagcatactccttgtttcatattcaagatgatgaagcctccacctctaggattgaggggagcaATCATGGTGAcacggatcaagaagaaggagaagcttctacatccgggtcaagagatgaagagattgaagaagcttctacctccacgagtcaagaaaaatcaaatggaggagaatcaagatcggatcaagaggaagcttctacctccggatccaaagggaaagatgccacccctacaagcaaaggtataaatatttcaattaaaaataaaaatcatattatatgctttgagtgtagggaacatgggcactacaagagcaagtgccctaaattggccaagaagaagggccaagtggcacaaaagggcaaggcgaagcccaaggagatcatccccaacacaaagaagagcaaggagcatattatatgcttctcttgcaatcaaaaggggcattaccgaagtcaatgccccaaggggaagaagatggtaaAGGCTCAGGAGTTCACAGCCGgatccaaggtaaagaagaaggtaacatttattgagcctacccccttacattatggtgaaaagcatgatagttctaacttttatcattttaatgtaatttaccataaaaatagaaagcatgagggctttaaggaaaaacatgtggccctacatgccaaaactacccaacctaaggttaggaaggtagatagacacttgggcaataactctaaagattttagatacaagcccaaaaacaaatatgctcatgaatcaaatgaaaaatctaaaactaaggacttagtgatagaaaatcaagtcttgaggtcaaggcttgataaaatggaaaggaccctaaaaaggatggaaaatatcctaaaagggcaaaatgagcatagcctaggtctaggagcccaaaggtcatctaatggccatagaggtttgggatacaaaccaaaggctaagaaggatgtgccctcttaccatagagttccatatagttatggaacaaaccctaggtctagtggtcaagccaagaatactagggaagtcatccctaagagtatttttgcaataaatgtgactaagacttctaagaagtctaagaaagtcacaaacaagatcataagggaggttatccctagagttgacctagaaaatgtgaccaaggcttctaagaagcccaacaaggtcactaggaaggtatctagggaagttatccctagtgagtacctagagcatccaaggagcaccaataggtgttgggttcctaggagcatattctctaccccatagatgggttagagagtgtcaactccgattagaagggtagttaacctaactttgaggaaattgacactcaaggagcattttcaaggttttagttaacctttgaaaatgaaatggacctattgtttactccttgaaagagtaaaatgtgcctaatggtggaagaattgattttaatctaaaatggcacaaattgggaaaaccttgagaaataccaagttgggattttggtattctcttggaaatttaaggcaatccgggccttgatttatgtaatcactcttgaggaaaaatggaatatgccaacatttgaggacatgtttactttcaattggcatacattaaatcaaggaaattagaaatgcaaatttaggctttgacattctcttgtagcactttagggcaatctaggtttaagttgtaagtttagctaagactttaaggatacttagatagttaatctaggtatattttatttatgctaaatcttgccatgattgtttgcccatcatatgccatgacatcatgtctagttttgcattcatgttttattatgaaaaatccaaaaatatcatgtcatgacattcatacatcatgtagtaataggatattttcttttgaaaattattttcttttgatgtatgtcataacataatcatgcattaagtttaattccttgtaattaaggacgaatgacatttaacgacacttattgacaagtgacatcctaggtgaatgactaatatttctaaaatgcctagatagatatgcatgatccctaaattagggcaaaaaccaaaatctacatctcacaaagactataaggtgacttgtatgtgattagtgcacattagatacaagtgagatgttaggatgatgaacaaaactcaacatgttgatttagtgcattcttttgagtttttaggttcatcaaaacacatagttatgtgttttcccatcattgggaaagctaatgtacaagtcatgtgcattatgcccaaggaacatgatgggat contains:
- the LOC122012569 gene encoding two-component response regulator ORR9-like, with the protein product MAVESEARFHVLAVDDSVMDRKLIEKLLKISSFHVTTVDSGSKALEFLGLSATASPEQSEIEVNLIITDYSMPGMTGYDLLKRIKGSSSFKDIPVVIMSAENMPSRINRCLEGGADEFFLKPVRLSDLKKLRPHILKGKSKEGHLSQEESSEISKITSRSISHDSSSICCSKRKAMDEESALERRRLRLSCGGLQYDLA